The sequence below is a genomic window from Gossypium hirsutum isolate 1008001.06 chromosome A11, Gossypium_hirsutum_v2.1, whole genome shotgun sequence.
TTTTCTCCTACATTTTCTAAGGTAAGAATGCAAAAATGGCATGTAGTCAGCTTGGATTGTTGTAAATGATTATGCTCAAATGGTGTTAACACTTTCTTACCATATTTTAGGTCTTTCTGATAAATGCAGCTGACCCCTTTTCCGGCATGAACTTAGTTTGGGAGAGTGAAGGTATTGTTCACTGCGTTCTCGAGCATCATCAAGGATACCTTTATTTATTCACTGATGCACCCAAGGATGGCCAAATAGTTGATAGTCATTATCTTCTTCGAAGCCCTGTTGATTCTTCATCCAATCCTAGAATTTGGGAGGTTGGTGAATCTAATATGACTTCCTTcatatctttttcttttgtcCCCTAGTTCATAAATGCACCTTTTTTCCCTATTGCACTGAGGTGGAATGATATGTGCTCACACCCGTAGACACTTCTTGCTCTGTTAAATTCTACCCATGCTCGCTTTGTTATTTAAGTAATCTCATGTCTTATGGACCACAGAATGTATTCATTGCTGATCAAAACTTGGTCATAGAGGATGTTGATTTCTGCAACTCGCACTTGGTTCTTATTACAAGGGAAGGTCGAAAATATGGAATCTGCTCTGTTGCTCTACCATTACCTGGTTGGAAGGtaggaaatatatatttttgtgctTACCTCTTATACTCCATCTCCCTTCCTTTAACCCCCTTGTTACCCTTTCTCTTTATGGCATTCTTACATATACTCTCTTCCTGTCTTCTGTTTTATTGCAGCAAGCCGTTCATCTGAGAGAGCTTCAGCCTCATTTCCTTCCTCTTCCAAAACATGTTTGTAACATTTCTCCTGGGCCAAACTATGACTACTACTCCAAAACTATGCGCTTCACAATATCATCACCTGTGGTATGTAGATGACTACCTTCTGAACAGTATTTAGCTCTTAATGTAGAACGGCTATTCCCTTATCATCTCTACTTATTAGTAATTTTATAGGAGTTTGATGAATGGATCCTACATATGCATTGGTTAGAAACAAAGAAAGCTTAATGGAGCTATAAATGTCTGGTGTCAGTGATGGAAGATATGTTTCTTCTATTGTTTGTGATTTAGgttttatgttttgaatattagtTGCTTAAACCAACTTGTTTCCTGGCTGGCTTCTAGGGATAAACATTTATTGTTATGATTTGGATTGATACTTACTTGATTTGAATACGGTCAAGCAACTGTTCATGTTTCTCCTCTAGGATGAGTAAAATATGACATTGAGTAGCTTATATGGCAGCATTTTCATTCATGATTTTAAGTAATATTGTTAGTTATGTGTCTATACTTTTTCACATCATGTTTATTACTTTATCCATGTTTATTGTCATGGTTTTCCTGCCATATATGTTAAAATTAGTCAAATTTTCATCAATATTGATATTcctaatttttaattattgacaGATGCCTGATGCTGTGGTTGATTATGATTTATCAAATGGCAAGTGGAATATTGTTCAACagcaaaatatgcttcatgaaaGAACCCGGATTTTGTATGGTACAGCGTTGTCTTCAGCCATTGCTGAGAAGACAACAAATGTGAAATTTTCTTCTATGAATGATGTCAAATCTGAAGACGGAAACTTGTGGAATGACCTTTCTGAATTTTATGCTTGCGAACATCACGATGTCTCTTCTTATGATGGGGCTATGGTTCCTTTAACTATTGTTTACTCACGCAAAAATAGAAAGGATAACCAAAGCCCTGGATTACTTCACGGACATGGAGCTTATGGTGAAATACTTGATAAACGGTGGCGTAGTGAGTTGAAAAGTCTTCTTGATCGCGGTTGGATTGTTGCTTATGCTGATGTAAGGTTTGTTTCCCATTACGATTATAGTAGTTCTTCCTGGCTATCACTGCCTTCAGTTTTCTATAGCTAATTTAtgtcaagaaaaaaaaaaaagattgcatACATAACAATTTTTTCTTGGTTTATGGGTGGTATGTCTTGcagaggtggtggtggtggtggtaagAAATGGCATCATGATGGCCGACGcacaaagaaacagaattcaatCAAAGATTACATCTCTTGTGCAAAGTACCTTGTTGAAAAAGAGATTGTGCAAGAAAACAAGCTTGCTGGTTGGGGATATAGTGTTGGAGGACTCCTGGTTGCCTCCGCCATCAATTGCTGCCCAGATTTATTCCGTGCTGCAGTTTTGAAGGTTTGAAAAATCTTCTCTTTTGCTTTTGTGTCTGCTCCCGTATGCTTGCTGCATAGTCTTAATTTGCTTGTGTTGACTAGACACATTTGTTTTCAGCATTCTTACGAGTCTTTCCACTATTATTAAtccttttttgtgttttatgGGTAAGAAAAGGTAAAACAGACTGTAACATTTTTCACTATTTGTCTTCTAGGATATATGTACTAGGTAATTTAGAATATCATATGGGTATAAGctggttttgttattttattttatagttctATGTAAACTTATTTCATCCTTTGATCTGTTTCAGGTTCCTTTTTTAGATGCAACCAACACTCTGCTATACCCCATTTTACCTCTGACGGCTGCCGATTATGAAGAGTTTGGTTACCCTGGGGATATTGATGAGTTTCATGCCATAAGGAAATTTTCTCCATATGACAATATTCAGAAGGATGCTCTTTATCCAGCTGTATTAGTCTCCTCATCCTTCAACACACGGTACGTAGCCCTTCTTGTAGCTGTGTCGTGTTTTGTTCAGTTATCTGAACTTCCAATTTTTCGACACTGATAAACTAAAAGATATGCCATCCAGAGAAAAAGGGATGCATGAACTTGTGAGCTTAACTGACGATTGAACAGCAGCATATAGATACACTTGGGACTTCAGAAATTCATTCTTGATCAAATCTGTTTGTGCTTGTAAATGGAAGTGCTGACTATTAGTACTACATTGAGCCTTCTAGTTGATGATATATTTTTCCCTTGTAATTGAAGTAGGCAATAATCCCTTTCTGTTCTGACATTTTTTCAGATTTGGAGTTTGGGAAGCGGCAAAATGGGTCGCTCGAGTTCGTGAACAAACTATTTATGACCCCAAACACCCCATTCTACTTAATCTAATGATAGATATTGTAGAGGAAAATAGATATCTTCAATGCAAAGAGTCAGCTCTGGAGACTGCATTTCTTTTAAAGACAGTGGATTCATAGGTTTGGCTTTTAGAATTCCATCCCATGATTCTGCCACTATCTTCTGCAATGCATGGAAGCTACAAGGTTGGGGTATATATATCTGCTGTGCCGTGGCTGAACTAAGATAATACCAATCACCTTTTACTCAACATGCTCGCACCCATTGCAGGGAAAAACGATTGGAATTTGTCTGGTCGCTTTGGGTTTATATGGATTTGGAATCTGCTTTCTTTATGTCATGATAATAGCCCCTTATTCAAGTGGTTCATCATGCTAAAGCAGCCATTGATTTTTTGGCCTTATGTTGCTTTCATTCATTGAGATCATTACTTTGTTATCTGTAAATGTCAGTGTACCTTATCCCTTACGTAACATCAATGCTAAAACACTAaaaaaatccttgaagaactttGATTATGTGTGTATTTGTATTAGACCTAAATaagcttttaatttttaatcaaataatgttttattttatgcaaaagattGTTTATGTTAAGGACTTAAATAGGTATATAAAAAGGATAAAACTTTATTTCGACAGGAATTTAAAGAACTATTTTTATTGACAGATAATTATTATAAGTTGCTTATAAAAGTTACGAGTATTAAAACTTGATTCCGTACATCATAGAACActtgttttatttattgattaCGAAGTTGGCTAAGTGAAATATTTGATGGTAGAATCAGTTATACTTCTCAGCAACTTCTTGGAGACATTTGCAGACCTCCTGGGGTTTGGAAAACATGGGCATATGATCGGCACCAGCTATGAATTTCACATCATCTGTAGGGCTATTTTCGATGTACCATTTCTGCAAGCTTTCTTTTATCAGCAAATCATCTTTGCAAACTATATAAACCCGATCAACAGATCCGAATTTCTCTTTTGATAGCAGAGATTCCTTGGACAAATCTTTCATGAACCACTTTCCTTGTCTCAGCAACGTGTTGGCCAATTCTATATCCTACAAATTCCAACAAAGCATTATACCATCAGCACCCACAAAACACGTTCATCTAATAACCATTTATTTATAGAGATGAAATAAACTAACCTCTTTTGGTGAGAGTTGATAAACCATTGCCTCCATGTATTTTGGTCCAAATAAGGCATGAGTTGGTGGATTTTCCGACCCATCTTCAAACAATAACTGGAAATCCATGAGCGGCTCCGCCATAACCCTTCTGAAGTACTATCTTCCACACAAAAATtcaacccaagttcaaatccgaACAAAAGATTACTAAAACACAGACATACATGAACATACAAACGCATAGCCTTcttcatatatattattacctCAGCTACTCCAGTCGCAATAGAAGAATCATGATTCGGCATAAAAGCTGTGAGATAAACAGCGGCCAATACTTTCATGGGGAAGCTTtccatggctaaggaaatgataACCCCACCGTAACTGTGACCCACTAGTATCACTTTCTCGTCTTCAGGCAAAGAGGCCATTAATGCCATTAATGGCTCCGCATAATCGGACAAGGAAGCCAAGTCAGTGATGGTCTTGGGGTTGATTCCACTGGCACCAAGATCCAAGGGAGTGACACGGTGGCCGCCTGATTTGAGCAGCGACACAATCTTGTACCAACACCAAGCTCCATGACACATACCATGAACTAGAACGAAGTGTGTCATAGtttccctttcctttttcttttctatctcaatATTTCCTGTTAGCTCCTTCAATTATTTGCAAGGGAGCTTTATCTAATGCTGGCCAACCTGTTGAACAGGCTGCTCAATATTAAAATGATTTCTTCAACTTTTGATGATGAGTTAACCCAAGCAATGAAACCCAAATGAAACAAAGTTGCAATAGAAAATCTGCTCTTAGTACCTACCCACTTTCTTAACAGTTTGTCTTGCCTTGTGAATTAGAACAAAATGTTTCATGGTTATTAGCCGCTTCAATTATTTGCAAGTGGGCTTTATCTAATGTTGGCTAGCTTCGTGCCATCTCAAACAATAGGTTGAACCAAAAATCAATGATTTGTTAACCTTGATAAACATGCtggttaaaaaaaatatatttgctATTATTGGATGTTTGATAAGGTCGTACTGCTTCTCTTTCTTGTTTTTTGCTATTATTGGATGTGcttgctttgctttgctttgctttgtGTGATAAAGAGAATTTGCTTTCGAATTGGATACATTAGTGATTATTATGACCTTTCTTCTCTTACCCTTTTTTCTACGTACTTTCTTTGAAAAAgtgattaatatattattatttataaatttataaataattcttttttgtATAAGTGGACTGTATATTTTCCTCCAATGTCATGATGACCTAtaggaaaaatgattaattgtgatatcaaaatcttaaaaatttcaacaaatttttgtacttttttcaACACTTTTTTCACCATCAAACTTTCTAGTTTGATTGTAGATTTTACTTTTTGAAGTTTTACtgtatttttattgaattaaactTCAAATTTATTATTCTTAGGTAATTGATTACATAATTCAAATCATGTTTGAGTGGTGAACACCCTAATTATCATGCCAAATTATCAAGATAAATTCTTTAATTATCAATTATATTGGTGAGCAACCTCTTGGAGGTATTTGCAGAGCTCATGAGGCTTGGAGAACATGGGCATATGATCCGCACCAGCTATGGATTTCACATCCTCTGTTGGGCTGTTTTCAATGTACCATTTCTGCATACTTTCTTTCACCAACAAATCATCTTTGCAAACTATATAAACCCGATGGATGGATCCGAATTTCTCTTTGCTTAGCAGAGAT
It includes:
- the LOC107911991 gene encoding protease 2 isoform X1; translation: MLRHLRTTVRHRSAIILWHHHNHYHRSAKYNPPKTANPPSPPKPPKAPQKPQTFTFHDVTWEDSYPWMSSLQDKVAMRHMNMYMEQEEKYTEAVMSDTERLQTKLQSEMASRLNFDLSTPPLRWGPWLYYRRVEEGKQYPVLCRRLASLNEEFISHKSPSSGFDFTSGKRIEQKLLDYNQEAERFGGYAYEELSEISPDHKFLAYTMYDKDNDYFKLSVRNLNSGALCSKPHANRVSNLAWVKDGQALLYVITDENKRPYRIYCSMIGSTDEDVLLLEEQDENVYVNIRHTKDFHFVTVNTFSPTFSKVFLINAADPFSGMNLVWESEGIVHCVLEHHQGYLYLFTDAPKDGQIVDSHYLLRSPVDSSSNPRIWENVFIADQNLVIEDVDFCNSHLVLITREGRKYGICSVALPLPGWKQAVHLRELQPHFLPLPKHVCNISPGPNYDYYSKTMRFTISSPVMPDAVVDYDLSNGKWNIVQQQNMLHERTRILYGTALSSAIAEKTTNVKFSSMNDVKSEDGNLWNDLSEFYACEHHDVSSYDGAMVPLTIVYSRKNRKDNQSPGLLHGHGAYGEILDKRWRSELKSLLDRGWIVAYADVRGGGGGGKKWHHDGRRTKKQNSIKDYISCAKYLVEKEIVQENKLAGWGYSVGGLLVASAINCCPDLFRAAVLKVPFLDATNTLLYPILPLTAADYEEFGYPGDIDEFHAIRKFSPYDNIQKDALYPAVLVSSSFNTRFGVWEAAKWVARVREQTIYDPKHPILLNLMIDIVEENRYLQCKESALETAFLLKTVDS
- the LOC107911992 gene encoding methylesterase 10 — encoded protein: MTHFVLVHGMCHGAWCWYKIVSLLKSGGHRVTPLDLGASGINPKTITDLASLSDYAEPLMALMASLPEDEKVILVGHSYGGVIISLAMESFPMKVLAAVYLTAFMPNHDSSIATGVAEYFRRVMAEPLMDFQLLFEDGSENPPTHALFGPKYMEAMVYQLSPKEDIELANTLLRQGKWFMKDLSKESLLSKEKFGSVDRVYIVCKDDLLIKESLQKWYIENSPTDDVKFIAGADHMPMFSKPQEVCKCLQEVAEKYN
- the LOC107911991 gene encoding protease 2 isoform X2, whose translation is MLRHLRTTVRHRSAIILWHHHNHYHRSAKYNPPKTANPPSPPKPPKAPQKPQTFTFHDVTWEDSYPWMSSLQDKVAMRHMNMYMEQEEKYTEAVMSDTERLQTKLQSEMASRLNFDLSTPPLRWGPWLYYRRVEEGKQYPVLCRRLASLNEEFISHKSPSSGFDFTSGKRIEQKLLDYNQEAERFGGYAYEELSEISPDHKFLAYTMYDKDNDYFKLSVRNLNSGALCSKPHANRVSNLAWVKDGQALLYVITDENKRPYRIYCSMIGSTDEDVLLLEEQDENVYVNIRHTKDFHFVTVNTFSPTFSKVFLINAADPFSGMNLVWESEGIVHCVLEHHQGYLYLFTDAPKDGQIVDSHYLLRSPVDSSSNPRIWENVFIADQNLVIEDVDFCNSHLVLITREGRKYGICSVALPLPGWKQAVHLRELQPHFLPLPKHVCNISPGPNYDYYSKTMRFTISSPVMPDAVVDYDLSNGKWNIVQQQNMLHERTRILYGTALSSAIAEKTTNVKFSSMNDVKSEDGNLWNDLSEFYACEHHDVSSYDGAMVPLTIVYSRKNRKDNQSPGLLHGHGAYGEILDKRWRSELKSLLDRGWIVAYADVRGGGGGGKKWHHDGRRTKKQNSIKDYISCAKYLVEKEIVQENKLAGWGYSVGGLLVASAINCCPDLFRAAVLKVPFLDATNTLLYPILPLTAADYEEFGYPGDIDEFHAIRKFSPYDNIQKDALYPAVLVSSSFNTREKGMHELVSLTDD